One part of the Desulfonema ishimotonii genome encodes these proteins:
- a CDS encoding glutamate-5-semialdehyde dehydrogenase produces MAIESIITEMAKAARAASVEMARCSSHKKNEVLLKIAEKIEADAERIQAENRKDLVRAEEMGLSAAMIDRLTVKDATIQSMARGLREVAQQEDPVGAMTETRTRPNGLQVSKMRIPLGVIGIIYESRPNVTIDAAGLCFKAGNAVILRGGSEALHSNQALASVIADALRETGMPEKAVQVVPMRDREAVTHLLAQEESIDLIIPRGGEGLIRFVVEHSKIPVLKHYKGVCHVYVDEGADPDMAEAISFNSKVQRPGVCNAMETLLVHRAVANRFLPAMAKKFAEAGVELRGCPETCAILPDIKAATEGDWYEEYVDLILSVKVVPDMDAAIAHMTQYGSAHTEAVVTQDYARARRFVRETDSSVVLVNASTRFNDGGELGLGAEIGISTSKLHAFGPMGVEDLTTTKFVVLGDGQIRQ; encoded by the coding sequence ATGGCTATTGAATCCATAATTACAGAGATGGCAAAGGCGGCAAGGGCGGCCTCTGTTGAGATGGCGAGATGTTCTTCGCACAAGAAAAATGAGGTGCTGCTGAAGATCGCTGAAAAAATCGAGGCCGATGCGGAACGCATTCAGGCGGAAAACAGAAAGGATCTGGTCCGGGCGGAAGAAATGGGCCTTTCCGCCGCCATGATCGACCGGCTGACCGTCAAAGACGCGACCATTCAGTCGATGGCCCGCGGGCTTCGGGAGGTGGCGCAGCAGGAGGACCCGGTCGGGGCCATGACAGAGACCCGGACCCGGCCCAACGGGCTTCAGGTATCCAAAATGCGCATCCCCCTGGGCGTGATCGGCATCATCTACGAATCCCGACCCAATGTGACCATTGATGCGGCAGGGCTTTGTTTCAAGGCCGGTAACGCCGTTATTCTGCGCGGCGGCTCCGAGGCACTGCACTCCAACCAGGCCCTGGCCTCAGTGATCGCCGATGCGCTCCGGGAAACCGGTATGCCGGAAAAGGCGGTTCAGGTGGTGCCCATGCGGGACCGGGAGGCGGTCACACACCTGCTGGCCCAGGAGGAATCTATCGACCTGATCATCCCGCGCGGCGGAGAGGGACTGATCCGTTTTGTGGTGGAACACTCAAAAATTCCGGTTCTGAAACATTACAAAGGCGTCTGCCATGTTTATGTTGATGAGGGTGCTGATCCCGATATGGCCGAAGCGATCAGCTTCAATTCAAAAGTTCAGCGGCCGGGCGTGTGCAACGCCATGGAAACCCTGCTGGTCCACAGGGCCGTTGCGAACCGGTTTCTGCCCGCAATGGCGAAAAAATTTGCCGAAGCCGGGGTGGAACTCCGGGGATGTCCCGAAACCTGTGCGATTCTGCCGGACATCAAGGCGGCCACAGAGGGGGACTGGTATGAGGAATATGTGGACCTGATTCTCTCGGTAAAGGTGGTGCCGGATATGGACGCGGCCATCGCCCATATGACGCAATACGGGTCGGCCCATACGGAGGCGGTTGTGACACAGGACTACGCACGGGCACGGCGGTTTGTCCGGGAGACCGACTCCTCCGTGGTGCTGGTCAATGCCTCCACGCGGTTCAACGACGGCGGAGAGCTTGGCCTGGGCGCGGAGATCGGCATCAGCACCTCCAAACTTCACGCTTTCGGTCCGATGGGGGTGGAGGATCTGACCACCACGAAGTTCGTGGTTCTCGGCGACGGACAGATAAGACAATGA
- a CDS encoding lysozyme inhibitor LprI family protein, producing the protein MMQKLFWGILLSLLAFAGGAFADQAALIEKGKAYQAAALVSPGMELRRFCAPCGDAAWTSLTVRGVEVRPASGSYYELAVNGKGVDLAYVYIRTDGRWRNLAMTVGVPVSDIPEFLDDDRGAAGEENSHPITVRLNRCMDRDTSTAGMVNCLGVAYDSWDRELNRVYGELMARLNPKEKKALKTAQLAWLRYRDREFESIGSIYAGFDGTMYRPMHIDSRVAIVRQRVLILLSYLSLFESP; encoded by the coding sequence ATGATGCAAAAGCTGTTTTGGGGAATTTTATTGTCTTTGCTTGCCTTTGCCGGGGGGGCCTTTGCCGATCAGGCGGCATTGATTGAGAAGGGCAAAGCATATCAGGCCGCAGCGCTTGTTTCACCGGGCATGGAACTGAGGCGGTTCTGCGCGCCCTGCGGCGATGCTGCCTGGACATCGCTGACCGTAAGGGGCGTTGAAGTCCGGCCCGCATCCGGATCGTATTATGAGCTGGCCGTTAACGGAAAAGGGGTGGATCTGGCCTATGTCTATATCCGTACAGACGGGCGCTGGCGGAATCTGGCGATGACGGTGGGTGTCCCGGTTTCAGATATCCCGGAATTTCTGGACGACGACAGAGGGGCCGCCGGTGAGGAAAACAGCCATCCCATTACCGTCAGACTGAACCGGTGTATGGACAGGGACACCAGTACCGCCGGGATGGTGAATTGCCTCGGTGTGGCCTATGACAGTTGGGACAGGGAACTGAACCGGGTGTATGGTGAACTGATGGCCCGGCTGAATCCGAAAGAAAAAAAGGCGCTCAAAACCGCCCAGTTGGCGTGGCTCAGATACCGTGACCGGGAATTTGAATCCATCGGCAGCATCTATGCAGGCTTTGACGGAACCATGTACCGGCCCATGCATATCGACTCCCGAGTGGCAATCGTCAGGCAGCGGGTGCTGATACTTCTGTCCTATCTGAGCCTGTTTGAATCGCCCTGA
- a CDS encoding helix-turn-helix domain-containing protein codes for MKKPKKRSLNIRTHIFMPEETGTLKKYRDGPKDFRLRLRFIALLLIAGNTGIPTVASSVGKDVRTVETWYEKYLASGPDALNSFQYKAKQCFLSDDQLADTVAWVRRELPSDTKVIGHHIKKKTGVAYSRSAIEKLLKKKGLRWLRPKLIPGKPPSEEKQTDFIENIKNFASPPPILNQAGLLFSVMPCISFIRPCPRCVGEIRPNDLCLNQIQGVSA; via the coding sequence ATGAAAAAACCCAAAAAACGTTCTCTGAATATCAGAACCCATATTTTCATGCCGGAAGAAACCGGAACCCTGAAAAAATACCGGGACGGGCCGAAGGATTTCCGCCTGAGACTCCGTTTCATTGCGCTCCTGCTGATCGCCGGTAATACCGGAATTCCCACTGTGGCCTCATCAGTGGGAAAGGATGTCAGAACTGTGGAAACGTGGTATGAGAAGTACCTTGCATCGGGTCCCGATGCCCTGAATTCCTTTCAGTACAAAGCGAAACAGTGCTTTCTGTCAGATGATCAGCTGGCAGACACGGTCGCATGGGTAAGGAGAGAACTCCCCTCCGATACGAAAGTCATCGGTCATCATATAAAAAAAAAGACCGGGGTTGCCTACAGCCGGAGCGCGATTGAAAAGCTCCTTAAAAAGAAGGGGCTGAGATGGCTCCGTCCGAAACTGATTCCGGGGAAACCGCCGTCCGAAGAAAAACAGACTGATTTTATTGAAAATATAAAAAACTTCGCAAGTCCGCCGCCGATCCTGAATCAGGCAGGGTTGTTATTTTCTGTGATGCCATGCATTTCGTTCATCAGACCGTGTCCTCGGTGTGTTGGGGAGATCCGTCCGAACGACCTGTGTTTAAATCAGATTCAGGGCGTCAGCGCTTAA